In Massilia antarctica, the following are encoded in one genomic region:
- a CDS encoding DUF5985 family protein, producing MNLMLAGAGAMDSLGIGLFFLRLWRNAGDRFFLYFALFFLSEGGHRVYASLTPAMSEDSPFRFLLRLLSYCLILWAIAAKNWNRPHAGTDGKLNFRAWQASKQKIPTEGGMMPATPTDRQTTAAPSAIPGSASTNAPAPRSASLLPADGDEPDGRLAVAEEASVDQQSDSARQIGALPPGPMWPARWRTRWRRQISGNPWRRMAAWRGRTRSRADHQRRCATGFGPHPTGPVELAAVAVLLSSQAPRRDPT from the coding sequence ATGAATTTGATGCTGGCCGGGGCCGGCGCCATGGATTCGCTCGGGATCGGCCTGTTTTTCCTGCGCCTCTGGCGCAATGCGGGCGACCGTTTTTTCCTGTATTTCGCGCTGTTCTTCCTGAGCGAGGGCGGCCACCGCGTCTACGCCAGCCTCACCCCCGCGATGAGCGAAGATTCGCCCTTCCGCTTCCTGCTGCGGCTGTTGTCCTATTGCCTGATCTTGTGGGCGATTGCTGCGAAGAATTGGAACCGTCCCCATGCCGGCACGGACGGGAAGCTGAACTTTCGGGCGTGGCAGGCATCCAAGCAGAAGATCCCTACCGAAGGAGGCATGATGCCAGCCACCCCGACCGACCGGCAAACAACCGCGGCGCCGTCCGCCATCCCGGGCTCCGCCAGTACGAACGCACCGGCGCCCCGTTCCGCTTCCCTGCTCCCGGCCGATGGCGACGAGCCAGACGGCCGCTTAGCGGTCGCCGAAGAGGCCAGCGTCGACCAGCAGTCCGACAGCGCGCGCCAGATCGGTGCCTTGCCGCCGGGGCCGATGTGGCCGGCGCGGTGGCGGACACGCTGGCGCCGCCAGATAAGCGGCAACCCTTGGCGAAGAATGGCGGCGTGGCGCGGCCGGACGCGTAGCCGCGCCGACCACCAGCGCCGCTGCGCGACCGGCTTCGGCCCGCACCCGACCGGGCCGGTGGAGTTGGCGGCGGTGGCCGTCTTGCTGTCGAGCCAAGCGCCGCGCCGCGATCCGACCTGA
- a CDS encoding response regulator — MIKQNNKTEAEPRDVPKGRINILLVDDQRANLTVLEAVLAELDEVLVSVTSGEQALRELLNRDFAMVLMDVHMPTMSGFEAAALIRSHPRARTLPIIFLTAAGDDPSHVEHAYALGAVDYLTKPVSPVILRAKVAVFIDLYRKTAEIALHAQASHLEALRTRDERIRLILDNTRDYAFIGTDTDGIVTEWEGGAETITGWFANKACGQSSAIIFSPEDRAAGVPEHEMRLARDTGRAEDKRWHVRRDGTRFFADGVMVPLRDESERLRGYAKIFRDATPERLAAEQLEASEQQLDESRQRSQRAEEGMRRLAAVAAQSSDFIGIAGSDGRTSYVNPAGRRLAGLAPDASVGDYGIADFFAPDCRVFVEQVVLPAVRGAAGRWEGELRMRNFESDTILPVYYKGFAVCDDEGHNIGLASITRDITAQKQAENDLRRVAADLAEADRRKSEFLATLAHELRNPLAPIRTGLDLIRMSTAPPQSMAKVHEMMDRQLGHLIHLVNDLLDVARITRGKIELKREASDVATLVAMAIETSMAALNAGGHTLKVEVAEAPLPLDVDITRIVQVLSNLLNNAAKYTPAGGHIVLRAVREGDDAVLSVIDSGVGISQEDMGTLFDMFTQVGRNLDRSQGGLGIGLSLVRRLVELHGGKVSAASAGRDLGSTFTVRLPLRSGMAAPAAPPCSNNARAALRVLVVDDNVDAGNSLAALLQALGHSTDVAVDGEQGLVLAAQGKPHLAFLDIGLPGMSGHQLARAIRAMPALDGMLLVALTGWGARADVIMSQQAGFDRHLTKPVDIAALNSVLAAATAAAEAPPTATPAVAPPPVATPTIPI, encoded by the coding sequence ATGATCAAGCAGAACAACAAGACCGAAGCCGAGCCCAGGGACGTGCCCAAGGGCAGGATCAACATCCTGCTGGTGGACGACCAGCGCGCCAACCTGACCGTGCTCGAAGCCGTGCTGGCCGAACTCGACGAGGTGCTGGTGAGCGTGACCTCGGGCGAACAAGCCCTGCGCGAGCTGCTCAACCGCGACTTCGCCATGGTGCTCATGGATGTGCATATGCCGACCATGAGCGGTTTCGAAGCGGCCGCGCTGATCCGCAGCCATCCGCGCGCGCGCACCTTGCCGATCATTTTCCTGACCGCCGCCGGCGACGACCCCAGCCACGTCGAACACGCCTACGCGCTGGGGGCGGTCGACTACCTGACCAAGCCGGTCAGCCCGGTCATCCTGCGCGCCAAGGTGGCCGTCTTCATCGACCTGTACCGCAAGACGGCCGAAATCGCCCTGCATGCCCAGGCCAGCCACCTCGAAGCGCTGCGCACGCGCGACGAACGCATCCGCCTCATCCTCGACAATACCCGCGATTATGCCTTCATCGGCACCGATACCGATGGCATCGTCACGGAATGGGAAGGCGGCGCCGAAACCATCACGGGCTGGTTCGCGAACAAGGCGTGCGGCCAGTCGAGCGCCATCATCTTTAGCCCCGAAGACCGCGCCGCCGGCGTGCCGGAGCACGAAATGCGCCTGGCGCGCGATACCGGCCGCGCCGAGGACAAGCGCTGGCACGTGCGGCGCGACGGCACCCGCTTTTTTGCCGATGGCGTGATGGTGCCGCTGCGCGACGAATCGGAGCGCTTGCGCGGCTACGCCAAGATTTTTCGCGATGCCACACCAGAGCGGCTTGCCGCCGAGCAGCTAGAAGCGTCCGAACAGCAGTTGGACGAGTCGCGCCAGCGCTCCCAGCGCGCCGAGGAAGGCATGCGGCGCCTGGCGGCGGTAGCGGCGCAGTCGTCCGACTTTATCGGCATTGCCGGTTCGGATGGGCGCACCAGCTACGTCAATCCGGCCGGACGCCGCCTGGCCGGACTGGCGCCCGATGCCTCGGTGGGCGACTACGGCATCGCCGACTTTTTCGCCCCCGATTGCCGCGTGTTCGTCGAGCAGGTGGTGCTGCCGGCCGTGCGCGGCGCGGCGGGGCGCTGGGAAGGCGAGCTGCGTATGCGCAATTTCGAAAGCGACACGATCCTGCCCGTGTACTACAAGGGTTTTGCCGTGTGCGACGACGAGGGCCACAATATCGGCCTGGCCTCGATCACGCGCGACATCACGGCACAGAAGCAGGCCGAAAACGACCTGCGCCGGGTGGCGGCCGACCTGGCCGAGGCGGACCGGCGCAAGTCCGAGTTCCTGGCCACCCTGGCGCACGAGCTGCGCAATCCGCTGGCGCCGATCCGCACCGGCCTGGACCTGATCCGCATGTCGACGGCGCCGCCCCAGAGCATGGCCAAGGTGCACGAGATGATGGACCGCCAGCTGGGCCACCTGATCCACCTGGTCAACGACTTGCTGGACGTGGCGCGCATCACGCGCGGCAAAATCGAGCTCAAGCGCGAAGCCAGCGACGTCGCCACCCTGGTCGCGATGGCGATCGAAACGAGCATGGCGGCCCTGAATGCGGGCGGCCACACGCTCAAGGTGGAAGTGGCCGAGGCGCCCCTGCCGCTGGACGTCGACATCACCCGCATCGTGCAAGTGCTCAGCAACCTGCTCAACAACGCCGCCAAGTACACGCCGGCCGGCGGGCACATCGTGCTGCGCGCCGTGCGCGAGGGCGACGACGCCGTGCTGTCGGTGATCGACAGCGGAGTGGGCATTTCGCAGGAAGACATGGGCACCCTGTTCGACATGTTCACCCAGGTCGGGCGCAACCTCGACCGTTCGCAGGGCGGGCTCGGGATTGGCCTGTCGTTGGTGCGCCGCCTGGTTGAATTACACGGCGGCAAGGTCAGCGCCGCCAGCGCCGGACGCGACCTGGGCAGCACCTTCACCGTGCGCCTGCCGCTGCGCAGCGGCATGGCGGCGCCGGCCGCGCCGCCGTGCTCGAATAACGCGCGGGCCGCGCTGCGGGTGCTGGTGGTGGACGATAACGTCGATGCCGGCAACAGCCTGGCGGCACTATTGCAGGCCCTCGGCCACAGCACCGACGTCGCCGTCGACGGCGAACAGGGCCTGGTTCTCGCCGCGCAAGGCAAGCCGCACCTGGCGTTTCTCGACATCGGCCTGCCCGGCATGAGCGGGCACCAATTGGCGCGCGCCATCCGCGCCATGCCCGCGCTGGACGGCATGCTGCTGGTGGCGCTGACTGGCTGGGGCGCGCGCGCCGACGTCATCATGTCGCAGCAGGCCGGCTTCGACCGCCATCTGACCAAGCCGGTCGACATCGCCGCGCTCAACAGCGTGCTGGCGGCCGCCACCGCCGCTGCGGAGGCACCGCCGACAGCGACACCAGCCGTGGCTCCACCGCCTGTGGCTACACCGACCATACCAATTTGA
- a CDS encoding helix-turn-helix transcriptional regulator: MYHPTTRVLAVLELLQTHGRLSGAEMSARLGVDTRTLRRYIVTLEEMGIPITTERGRHGGYALMAGFKLPPMMFTNDEALALAMGLLAARSLGFAEAAPAVSSAQAKLERIMPANLKRRVRAIDETVRLDMIRTVAPTDSDALVTLSSAALAQRRVHLRYRAPDGSETERGFDAYGLAFRGGCWYVIGMCHLRAEMRSFRLDRIVKAEPRPVSFARPAGFDPLGYLNQSMATMPRAHPVEVLLHTDLKTASAHFFGALGVFEQIDDGVLLRCSTDHVDWFAGHLAGMPFDFEVRAPDLLRDSLARLGERLLRMAGALR; encoded by the coding sequence ATGTACCATCCAACCACCCGCGTGCTGGCAGTGCTCGAACTGCTGCAAACCCATGGCCGCCTGAGCGGCGCCGAGATGTCGGCCCGCCTCGGCGTCGACACGCGCACCTTGCGCCGCTACATCGTCACCCTGGAAGAGATGGGCATCCCCATCACCACCGAGCGCGGCCGCCACGGTGGCTATGCGCTGATGGCCGGCTTCAAGCTGCCGCCGATGATGTTCACCAACGACGAAGCCCTGGCGTTGGCAATGGGCTTGCTGGCCGCGCGCAGCCTGGGCTTTGCCGAGGCCGCGCCGGCCGTCTCCAGCGCCCAGGCCAAGCTCGAACGCATCATGCCGGCCAACCTCAAGCGGAGGGTGCGCGCCATCGATGAAACGGTGCGCCTGGACATGATCCGCACCGTGGCCCCGACCGACAGCGACGCCCTCGTCACGCTCAGTTCGGCCGCGCTGGCGCAGCGGCGCGTGCACTTGCGCTACCGCGCGCCCGATGGCAGCGAAACCGAGCGCGGCTTCGACGCTTACGGCCTGGCGTTTCGCGGCGGCTGCTGGTACGTGATCGGCATGTGCCACTTGCGCGCGGAAATGCGTTCGTTCCGGCTCGACCGCATCGTCAAGGCCGAACCGCGTCCGGTCTCGTTCGCGCGCCCGGCCGGCTTCGATCCGCTCGGCTATCTGAACCAATCGATGGCCACGATGCCGCGCGCGCATCCGGTCGAGGTGCTCTTGCACACCGACCTGAAAACGGCCAGCGCCCATTTTTTCGGCGCCCTGGGCGTGTTCGAACAGATCGACGACGGCGTGCTCCTGCGCTGCAGCACCGACCACGTCGACTGGTTCGCCGGGCATCTGGCGGGGATGCCGTTCGATTTCGAGGTGCGCGCGCCGGACCTGCTGCGCGACAGTCTGGCCAGATTAGGTGAACGACTGCTTCGCATGGCGGGCGCGCTCCGCTAG
- a CDS encoding YsnF/AvaK domain-containing protein, with protein sequence MEHTLVALFDHRGNAQQALDDLVASGFSRQSMRLSDGGPGEPGRAAHGGEDESLGSSIKHFFSDLFGGERSEHARMYSEALARGHYVLTLTAPNEPEVERAADIVERHGPVDIDEHSGQWQGAMQGGDAMRTQPMSQQSAFGSAQGGGAGNAQGRPMDGSQQRAADTRAIPVIQEELKVGKREVQRGGVRIYQRIVETPVSESIGLREEHINVERRAVDKMVDPADIAAFQENTIELRETAEEAVVEKTARMVEEVIVGKQVTQRQEQINDTVRHTEVDIEQIAPDDDAYFRGHWSGNFAREGGNYDDYAPAYRYGTSMAGSALYRGRPWEEIEPGLRIDWEARNPGSTWEKMKAAIRHGWERMTS encoded by the coding sequence ATGGAACACACACTGGTAGCGCTATTCGATCATCGCGGCAATGCCCAGCAGGCGCTCGACGACCTGGTGGCGTCGGGTTTTTCCCGCCAAAGCATGCGCCTGAGCGATGGCGGTCCGGGCGAGCCGGGCCGCGCGGCCCATGGCGGCGAGGACGAATCGCTGGGATCGAGCATCAAGCACTTTTTCAGCGACCTGTTCGGCGGTGAACGCAGCGAGCACGCGCGCATGTATTCCGAGGCCCTTGCGCGCGGCCACTACGTGCTGACCTTGACCGCGCCGAACGAGCCCGAGGTGGAGCGCGCCGCCGACATCGTCGAGCGTCATGGCCCGGTAGACATCGACGAGCATTCCGGCCAGTGGCAGGGCGCCATGCAGGGCGGCGATGCCATGCGGACGCAGCCGATGTCGCAGCAGTCGGCGTTCGGCTCGGCCCAGGGCGGCGGCGCCGGCAACGCCCAGGGCAGGCCCATGGATGGCTCGCAGCAGCGCGCGGCCGACACCAGGGCCATTCCCGTGATCCAGGAAGAACTCAAGGTCGGCAAGCGCGAGGTGCAGCGCGGCGGGGTGCGGATCTACCAGCGCATCGTGGAAACGCCGGTCAGCGAAAGCATCGGCCTGCGCGAGGAGCACATCAACGTGGAGCGGCGCGCGGTGGACAAGATGGTCGACCCGGCCGACATTGCCGCCTTCCAGGAAAACACGATCGAACTGCGCGAAACGGCGGAAGAGGCGGTCGTCGAGAAAACGGCGCGCATGGTGGAAGAAGTCATCGTCGGCAAGCAGGTGACGCAGCGCCAGGAGCAGATCAACGATACCGTGCGCCATACAGAGGTTGATATCGAGCAGATCGCACCGGACGACGACGCCTATTTCCGCGGCCACTGGAGCGGCAATTTCGCGCGTGAGGGCGGCAACTACGACGATTACGCGCCAGCCTACCGCTACGGCACCAGCATGGCGGGCAGCGCGCTGTATCGTGGGCGCCCCTGGGAAGAAATCGAGCCCGGGCTGCGCATCGATTGGGAAGCACGCAATCCGGGCTCGACCTGGGAAAAGATGAAGGCGGCGATCAGGCATGGCTGGGAGCGCATGACATCCTGA
- a CDS encoding DNA/RNA non-specific endonuclease, with product MIQKTLAGLVLGWTMLAAGSAFAGGCPAHYVDGRLPEIHNPKLAKATTELCYGVFGVMHSGITRTPLWSAERLRPENLALAKKLSRDDSFHSEERLSPAQRAELSDYARSGFDRGHMAPNGDMPDRRTQHESFTLANMVPQDSENNRHLWAGLEGRVRDMVKKEGTLYVITGPAFIGGRLQKVGNVLVPSHLYKAVYSPSQKAGAAWLVENRATDELDVMTIAELEDKIGINLMPSLSARQKSAMLDLPRPKQKKSRHWPF from the coding sequence ATGATTCAGAAAACACTGGCCGGCCTCGTCCTCGGATGGACGATGCTGGCAGCCGGCAGCGCGTTTGCCGGCGGCTGTCCCGCGCACTATGTCGACGGGCGCCTGCCCGAAATCCACAACCCCAAACTGGCGAAAGCGACCACCGAACTGTGCTACGGCGTGTTCGGCGTCATGCATTCCGGGATCACGCGCACGCCGCTGTGGTCGGCCGAACGCCTGCGTCCGGAAAACCTGGCGCTGGCCAAAAAACTCTCGCGCGACGATTCGTTTCACTCCGAGGAACGCTTGTCGCCGGCGCAGCGGGCCGAGCTGTCGGACTACGCCCGCAGCGGCTTCGACCGCGGCCACATGGCGCCCAACGGCGACATGCCGGACCGGCGCACCCAGCACGAAAGTTTCACCTTGGCGAACATGGTGCCGCAGGATTCCGAGAATAACCGTCACCTGTGGGCCGGGCTCGAAGGGCGCGTGCGCGACATGGTCAAGAAGGAAGGCACCTTGTATGTGATCACCGGGCCTGCGTTCATCGGCGGGCGCTTGCAGAAGGTGGGCAACGTGCTGGTGCCGAGCCATCTGTACAAGGCAGTGTATAGTCCGAGCCAGAAGGCGGGCGCGGCCTGGCTGGTGGAAAATCGTGCGACGGACGAGCTGGATGTGATGACGATTGCGGAACTGGAAGACAAGATCGGCATCAACCTCATGCCATCCTTGAGCGCCAGGCAAAAGTCGGCGATGCTCGACCTGCCGCGTCCGAAACAGAAAAAATCGCGCCACTGGCCGTTCTGA
- a CDS encoding NUDIX hydrolase, producing the protein MTRVQSVSCGTLVVNPAGQLLLCHVTNTAHWDIPKGMQDPGETALEAAMRELQEEAGIAFTPERFDDLGGFAYRSDKRLHLFRVRVGAELTSLAHLACTSFFPHPVSGEPTPETDAFRWADRSDIARLCWPRMGKLLPTLDW; encoded by the coding sequence GTGACCCGCGTGCAGTCCGTCTCCTGCGGCACCCTGGTGGTCAACCCGGCCGGGCAGTTGCTGCTGTGCCACGTTACCAACACGGCCCACTGGGACATCCCGAAAGGCATGCAAGACCCCGGCGAAACCGCACTCGAAGCCGCCATGCGCGAATTGCAGGAGGAAGCCGGTATCGCCTTCACGCCGGAACGCTTCGACGACCTGGGCGGCTTCGCCTACCGCAGCGACAAGCGCCTGCACCTGTTCCGCGTGCGGGTGGGCGCCGAGCTGACCAGCCTGGCGCACCTGGCATGCACCAGTTTCTTCCCGCATCCGGTGAGCGGCGAGCCGACCCCGGAAACGGATGCCTTCCGCTGGGCCGACCGGAGCGACATCGCCCGCTTGTGCTGGCCGCGCATGGGCAAGCTGCTGCCCACGCTCGACTGGTAG
- a CDS encoding DUF5985 family protein produces MLLRHDAQQTDPILDKLVFPRIELLTLRLVTALISVALLLYGLICEKE; encoded by the coding sequence GTGCTTTTGCGGCATGACGCTCAACAAACTGATCCCATCCTCGACAAGCTGGTCTTTCCGCGCATCGAGTTGCTGACCTTGCGCCTGGTCACGGCGCTGATCTCGGTAGCCCTGCTGCTGTACGGCCTGATCTGCGAAAAGGAGTAA
- a CDS encoding YsnF/AvaK domain-containing protein — protein MPSDHPDAPGTLGGDTVSVALHREELRVGTRVVDTGRGVRLHKSVSEHPHPIDETLLYDELDVRHVIIDKIVPLSQAPCTRQEGDTLIVPVVEEVLVTERRLRIKEEVHITRIQRSRTQSGTVMLRAEDVLVERFDEGPHKEASSTIRR, from the coding sequence ATGCCAAGCGACCATCCCGACGCACCCGGTACACTAGGCGGCGACACCGTGAGCGTGGCGCTGCACCGCGAAGAACTGCGAGTGGGAACGCGCGTCGTCGACACCGGCCGCGGCGTGCGCCTTCACAAGAGCGTCAGCGAACACCCCCATCCCATCGACGAAACCCTGCTGTACGACGAGCTCGACGTCAGGCACGTGATCATCGACAAGATCGTGCCCCTGTCCCAAGCGCCCTGCACGCGCCAGGAAGGCGACACCCTGATCGTGCCGGTGGTCGAGGAAGTGCTGGTGACCGAGCGGCGCCTGCGCATCAAGGAAGAAGTGCATATTACGCGCATCCAGCGCTCCCGCACCCAATCCGGGACCGTCATGCTGCGCGCGGAAGACGTGCTCGTCGAACGGTTCGACGAAGGCCCTCACAAGGAAGCGAGTTCAACAATACGGAGGTAG
- a CDS encoding LysE family translocator, translating into MNGGTNLWLYFVVVFGIVALPGLDMAFVMGSAVLGGRRAGLAAVAGIVCGGFCHLAMGALGAAAVLALWPALFNAMLGAGALYTAWIGASFLRSSAAGSARMPGAACASGATFRRALGTSLLNPKAYLFMLALFPQFLQPGPQPLWAQSAVLGTITALTQAGIYGALALLGGGAGGWLERHPGAATTLARTMGVLLIAVAILTALQVGRNVLAGRAGGAGAMSATQLMHP; encoded by the coding sequence ATGAACGGCGGCACCAACCTGTGGCTGTACTTCGTGGTGGTGTTCGGCATCGTCGCCCTGCCCGGCCTCGACATGGCGTTCGTCATGGGTAGCGCCGTGCTGGGCGGGCGGCGCGCCGGACTGGCGGCGGTGGCCGGCATCGTTTGCGGCGGCTTCTGCCACCTCGCCATGGGCGCGCTGGGGGCGGCTGCGGTGCTGGCGCTGTGGCCGGCCCTGTTCAATGCCATGCTGGGCGCGGGCGCGCTGTACACGGCGTGGATCGGCGCGAGCTTCCTGCGCAGCAGCGCGGCGGGAAGCGCGCGCATGCCGGGCGCGGCCTGCGCCAGCGGCGCCACCTTCCGCCGCGCGCTCGGCACCAGCCTGCTCAATCCCAAAGCCTATCTGTTCATGCTGGCCCTCTTCCCCCAGTTCCTGCAGCCCGGCCCGCAGCCGCTGTGGGCTCAGTCGGCGGTGCTGGGCACGATCACGGCGCTGACCCAGGCGGGTATCTACGGCGCCCTCGCCTTGCTCGGCGGCGGCGCCGGCGGCTGGCTGGAACGTCATCCCGGCGCCGCCACCACCTTGGCGCGCACGATGGGCGTGCTGCTCATCGCCGTGGCCATCCTGACCGCGCTGCAAGTTGGGCGCAACGTACTGGCGGGAAGGGCAGGTGGCGCAGGCGCGATGTCCGCAACGCAATTGATGCATCCTTGA
- a CDS encoding M16 family metallopeptidase — MSKFIPITLLALPAFAMNAVAAGPTAPAGAGAKADVLPFKATEKTLANGLKIIVVPTGFPNLVSVQIPVQTGSRNEIEPGKSGFAHFFEHMMFRGTKAYPPEKYQDVITKAGARQNAYTSDDLTNYYTTFAKDDLETVLKVEADRFQHLSYGEDAFKTESRAVLGEYNKNSANPISKLFEVQRDSAFTTHTYKHTTMGFIKDIEDMPNQYAYSKVFFDRWYRPERTTVIIAGDVDPQKAIALVEKYWSTWQKGSYKSDVPMEPAARGALYKHVPWPAQTPPLVTVGFRAPAFSTTAKDHAALSMLLSLSFGRTSPLFKRLMQDEQKVDQLSDYTPGRVDPNLATIMARVKKAEDAVYVRDQIMQTVAQLRNVPVTEQALADAKSAQKYGLIRSLDNTEQIAGTLASYVHYNRSYGTLNEFYRLTDSLTPADLLAAARKYLVDDGMVVTTLSNQALPEAMATLPSLASLAAPAAEATVDVLVQKSALPQIRFKLLFAAGSAHDPKGKEGLAALTAMMVASAGSSERKIDEVSKALFPLAGSFTEQTDKEMTTFTGSIHKDNWKQYLDVAMPQLLTPGFREEDFRRLKDALKNALLVDLKDNNEEELGKERLQTNVFAGTPYAHPVLGTAKGIDAITLDDVKDFYKKAYTQGAVRVGISGDVSDDMTAALKQALAKLPAGAGLPVTTAPVARMPNGLEVEIIEKNTRATALSFGLPIEVRRGHPDFPALWLAKTFLGEHRASNAYLYQRIRELRGMNYGDYTYIEAFPRGMFQFFPNPNVGRKGQLFEVWIRPVAPENAHLALRIALTELDKVIQQGLTQEQFDITRGYLMKNVFVMTATQDQYLGYALDSQWYGTPEFTKMMRDGLSKLTLADLNAAIRKHLSTKNLSLVFITKDAAGLKEKLVTDAISTIKYDGNKPQSLLDEDKVIGSMKLNIKPEAVKITPASAVFAE; from the coding sequence GTGTCGAAATTCATCCCGATTACCCTGCTGGCCCTGCCCGCGTTCGCCATGAACGCCGTGGCGGCCGGCCCGACGGCGCCCGCCGGCGCAGGCGCCAAAGCCGATGTGCTGCCGTTCAAGGCCACCGAAAAAACCCTCGCCAACGGCTTGAAGATCATCGTCGTCCCGACCGGGTTTCCCAACCTGGTGTCGGTACAGATCCCGGTGCAGACCGGTTCGCGCAATGAGATCGAGCCGGGCAAATCGGGCTTCGCGCACTTTTTCGAGCACATGATGTTCCGGGGCACCAAAGCCTATCCGCCGGAAAAATACCAGGATGTCATCACCAAGGCCGGCGCGCGCCAGAACGCCTACACCAGCGACGACCTGACCAATTACTACACCACCTTCGCCAAGGATGACCTCGAAACCGTCCTCAAGGTCGAGGCCGACCGCTTCCAGCATCTGTCTTACGGCGAAGATGCGTTCAAGACCGAATCGCGCGCCGTGCTGGGCGAATACAACAAGAACAGCGCCAACCCGATCTCCAAACTGTTCGAGGTGCAGCGCGATTCGGCCTTTACCACGCATACCTACAAGCACACCACGATGGGCTTCATCAAGGACATCGAGGACATGCCGAACCAGTATGCCTACTCGAAAGTGTTCTTCGACCGCTGGTACCGCCCGGAACGCACCACGGTGATCATCGCCGGCGACGTCGATCCGCAAAAAGCCATCGCCCTGGTCGAAAAATACTGGAGCACATGGCAAAAAGGCAGCTACAAGAGCGACGTGCCGATGGAGCCGGCCGCGCGCGGCGCGCTCTACAAGCACGTGCCATGGCCAGCCCAGACGCCACCGCTGGTGACGGTGGGCTTCCGCGCGCCGGCGTTTTCGACCACCGCGAAAGACCACGCCGCGCTGTCGATGCTGCTGTCGCTCTCGTTCGGCCGCACCTCGCCGCTCTTCAAGCGCCTGATGCAGGATGAGCAGAAGGTCGACCAGTTGAGCGACTACACGCCGGGACGGGTCGACCCCAACCTTGCCACCATCATGGCGCGCGTGAAAAAGGCCGAGGATGCCGTGTATGTACGCGACCAGATCATGCAAACCGTCGCACAACTGCGCAACGTACCGGTTACCGAGCAAGCACTGGCGGACGCCAAGTCGGCCCAAAAATACGGCCTGATCCGCTCGCTCGACAACACCGAGCAGATCGCCGGCACCCTGGCCTCGTACGTGCACTACAACCGCTCCTACGGCACGCTCAACGAGTTCTACCGCCTCACCGACAGCCTGACCCCGGCCGACCTGCTGGCCGCCGCCCGCAAATACCTGGTCGACGACGGCATGGTCGTCACCACCCTGTCCAACCAAGCCTTGCCGGAAGCGATGGCGACCCTGCCCTCGCTGGCGAGCCTGGCGGCACCCGCCGCCGAAGCAACAGTCGACGTGCTGGTGCAAAAGTCGGCACTGCCGCAAATCCGCTTCAAGCTGCTGTTCGCCGCCGGCTCGGCGCATGACCCGAAAGGCAAGGAAGGCCTGGCGGCGCTGACCGCGATGATGGTCGCCTCGGCCGGTTCCAGCGAGCGCAAGATCGACGAAGTGAGCAAGGCCCTGTTCCCGCTGGCCGGTTCGTTCACCGAGCAGACCGACAAGGAAATGACCACCTTCACCGGCTCGATCCACAAGGATAACTGGAAGCAGTACCTGGACGTGGCCATGCCGCAGTTGCTTACCCCGGGCTTTCGCGAGGAAGATTTCCGCCGCCTCAAGGATGCGCTCAAGAATGCCCTGCTGGTGGACTTGAAAGACAATAACGAAGAAGAACTCGGCAAGGAACGCCTGCAAACCAACGTCTTCGCCGGGACGCCGTATGCCCATCCGGTGCTCGGCACGGCCAAGGGGATCGATGCGATCACCCTGGACGACGTCAAGGATTTCTACAAGAAAGCCTACACCCAGGGTGCGGTGCGGGTCGGCATCTCGGGCGATGTGTCCGACGACATGACGGCCGCGCTCAAGCAGGCGCTGGCCAAGCTGCCAGCCGGCGCGGGCTTGCCGGTGACCACCGCGCCAGTCGCCAGGATGCCGAACGGCCTGGAAGTCGAAATCATCGAAAAGAACACGCGCGCGACCGCCCTCTCGTTCGGCTTGCCGATCGAGGTGCGCCGCGGCCATCCGGACTTCCCGGCGCTGTGGCTGGCCAAGACCTTCCTGGGCGAACACCGCGCCTCGAATGCCTATCTGTACCAGCGCATCCGCGAGCTGCGCGGCATGAACTACGGCGACTACACCTACATCGAAGCCTTCCCGCGCGGCATGTTCCAGTTCTTCCCGAACCCGAACGTCGGCCGCAAAGGCCAGCTGTTCGAGGTCTGGATTCGCCCGGTCGCGCCGGAAAACGCCCACCTCGCGCTGCGCATCGCGCTGACCGAACTCGACAAGGTGATCCAGCAGGGCTTGACCCAGGAACAGTTCGACATCACGCGCGGCTACCTGATGAAAAACGTGTTCGTGATGACGGCCACGCAAGACCAGTACCTCGGTTACGCGCTCGACTCCCAGTGGTACGGCACGCCTGAATTCACCAAGATGATGCGCGACGGCTTGAGCAAGCTGACCCTGGCCGACCTCAACGCGGCGATCCGGAAGCACCTGTCGACCAAGAACCTGTCGCTCGTGTTCATCACCAAGGATGCCGCCGGCCTCAAGGAAAAACTGGTGACTGACGCCATCTCGACGATCAAGTACGACGGCAACAAGCCGCAGAGCCTGCTCGACGAAGACAAGGTCATCGGCAGCATGAAGCTCAACATCAAGCCCGAGGCGGTGAAAATCACCCCGGCGAGCGCCGTGTTCGCCGAGTAA